GGTCAAGCCGGATGATGTCAAATCTGCCGGACTTTTCCTGATACGTGTGTTTGAGATGATCAACTGCCAGGGAGAGGTAACTGAGTTTTCAGATGATAAAATGGTAATCCGGCTTTTCAAATGCCCCTATCCTTTCGATGACCCCAAGCTGTGCGAGGCTCATACCACGATGGAGAAAACCCTGATTGAATCGCTGGGCGAAAACCTCTCCTATAAGATCACCGAATCTATCCCCTCAGGCGGAAGGTTCTGCGAGCATGTGATAAGTCTGAAGAAGAGTTGAAGATTCGTTATAACAAAATCAAATTTACTTCTTCAGGTAATTTTTTTTTGTAGGGACAGAACATTGTTCTGTCCAGTTTTATTTTTTTCGTCGCAGGTAAGGAAACAACGAAAAAACAGCTACAGAACAAAAAATGTAGTTGACATTTTTTAGTTTGTAGGGGAGCCCCTTGTGGGCTCCCGAATGACGGGAGGGGGCAAGCCCCTCCCCTACGAGGATAAGAACAAGCGTAGTTGCTTGATTCATCGAGCTAAACAACCCAATAAATTGGGCAACTACAAGGGAAAAGATGATAGATACAATTACCTTTGACCTGTGGAATACCTTAATCTATAACTCGCCGCAGGACAATCTGAAATATAAGAATGAGAGGATAGATGGATTTCACTCGGTGCTGAAACAGACAGGGAGAAATGTGTCCAGGGAAGAAATCGAGAAAGCCTATGATAAAAGCTTTGAGATATATAAACCTATCCGGGACAGGAACGAGGATATTTCCACCCGAGAACAGGTTCAGATAATCCTCCAATGCCTGGGGAATCCTGAATTTCAAGATTTGACTGAAAATGTCTTAAGTGAGTTGGAAGAGGTTTTGGCAAAAGCAATCTTTTCAGAACTGCCAAACCTTATAGAGGGAAGCAAGGAGACTTTAAGTTATCTTTTTAAAAAAAACTATAAAATAGGCCTCATCTGCAATACTGGCAGAACGCCTGGAAGAGTTTTAAGAGAGGTGCTCAGGAGAAGAAATATCTCCAAGTTTTTCAGAGTTTTGACTTTCTCGGATGAACTTAAAATACGCAAACCCAGTCCGGAAATTTTTTACCGTACCCTGAAATTGCTGGATAGTTCGCCCGGTACAGCTTTGCATATAGGAGATGAGCTGGAAAGCGATGTCCTCGGAGCAAAAAGATGTGGGATGAGAGCGGGATGGATTTCACCCGACCGGGATAAGTTACAGCCTGATTTCCAATCAGGAATAAAGCCTGATCTCGTTCTGCCAGACCTGGTTTCACTCAAAAATATATTAGGACGGGAAAAGTCTGCTTAACCCCAAAGAATAACCTAACCAATTCAATCTGCCGATATATCTTACTGTATTATAGGTCTCTGAAAAAAATTGCAGGGTCAGTCGGGCAAGGTGCCCGACCTACGAAGACTCTCTCCTCTTGAACTCGTAGGCAGTCCGCCAAAGGCGGACCAGCCCTGCGTGATTACTTTTCAAAAGTCTAAATTGGCTTGACAGTTAGATTATTTATCTTGACAGCCACCGGAAAAATTTTATATTGAAATTTTAATTTTTCGAAATGTTCGAATTCGCCTGAGACGGATTCGACTCATAGAGAGGTGAATGAAGATGAAGATCGGTATCTTGACAGGTGGAGGGGATTGCCCGGGCTTGAATGCAGTCATCCGGGCGGTAGTAAGAAAGTC
This genomic interval from Candidatus Zixiibacteriota bacterium contains the following:
- a CDS encoding HAD family hydrolase, which translates into the protein MIDTITFDLWNTLIYNSPQDNLKYKNERIDGFHSVLKQTGRNVSREEIEKAYDKSFEIYKPIRDRNEDISTREQVQIILQCLGNPEFQDLTENVLSELEEVLAKAIFSELPNLIEGSKETLSYLFKKNYKIGLICNTGRTPGRVLREVLRRRNISKFFRVLTFSDELKIRKPSPEIFYRTLKLLDSSPGTALHIGDELESDVLGAKRCGMRAGWISPDRDKLQPDFQSGIKPDLVLPDLVSLKNILGREKSA